A window of the Henckelia pumila isolate YLH828 chromosome 3, ASM3356847v2, whole genome shotgun sequence genome harbors these coding sequences:
- the LOC140892332 gene encoding probable carboxylesterase 9, which translates to MSRFDPYEHANVSLNPDGSLTRHMKLPTSPPTGEVPKIPGTAVLSKDVTLDAQKETWMRIYRPAKLPSNDNAVVRLPIILFLHGGGWIHMSVATTILHEMSNKISSDLPAIIVAVEFRLAPEHRLPAQYDDAIDALQWVRSQLTSSNGEQWIRDYGDSSRCYLYGTSCGANIAFNAAMRIQDLDLAPLTVVGIILNQPFIGGKARTRSELKLATDQYFPLPMIDMLWELALPPGTDRDHRFCNPFVDVQVKDKLKSVGRCLVVGFGGDPLIDRQQKLVQMMVEQGVMVEARFDDVGFHCIDMIDTRRANAIVNFIKEFVCV; encoded by the coding sequence ATGTCCAGATTTGATCCCTACGAACATGCAAATGTATCCCTCAATCCCGATGGCTCACTCACCCGCCACATGAAGCTACCCACCTCCCCGCCCACCGGAGAAGTGCCCAAAATCCCCGGCACGGCGGTGCTGAGCAAAGATGTCACACTCGACGCCCAAAAGGAGACCTGGATGCGAATCTACCGCCCAGCCAAACTCCCGTCCAACGACAACGCCGTCGTCCGTCTCCCCATCATCTTATTCCTCCACGGCGGCGGCTGGATCCATATGAGCGTCGCCACCACGATTCTCCATGAGATGAGCAACAAGATCTCCAGCGACCTCCCCGCCATCATCGTCGCCGTGGAATTCCGTCTCGCGCCGGAGCATCGCCTCCCCGCCCAGTACGACGACGCGATCGACGCATTACAGTGGGTGAGAAGCCAGCTGACGAGCAGTAACGGCGAGCAGTGGATTCGAGACTACGGAGACTCGTCGAGATGCTACCTCTACGGCACGAGCTGCGGCGCCAACATCGCGTTCAACGCCGCGATGCGGATACAGGATCTGGATCTGGCGCCGCTGACCGTGGTGGGGATCATCCTGAACCAGCCGTTCATCGGTGGGAAGGCGCGGACGAGGAGTGAGCTGAAGCTAGCGACTGATCAGTACTTCCCACTGCCGATGATCGACATGTTGTGGGAGCTAGCGCTGCCGCCGGGGACGGATCGCGACCACCGATTCTGCAATCCGTTCGTGGATGTTCAAGTGAAGGATAAGCTGAAATCTGTGGGGAGGTGCCTTGTTGTAGGGTTCGGCGGCGATCCTTTGATCGATCGGCAGCAGAAATTGGTGCAGATGATGGTGGAGCAAGGTGTCATGGTGGAGGCGCGTTTCGACGACGTCGGATTCCATTGCATTGATATGATCGACACGCGCCGGGCTAACGCCATTGTTAATTTTATCAAAGAGTTTGTTTGTGTTTGA
- the LOC140888079 gene encoding UTP:RNA uridylyltransferase 1 isoform X2 produces the protein MSGGDAPPAAQPVNGGEFLLQLLRNPSNSHPQTHVLPQSSQVFSLDPAVASVGSTIQRPYQFKGGDFHYRPWGNNPPPPPPFAPHNFFPQNPNANTVLNPDFMSPPRRHNHSADQHAVRLNRLSHGEDMRKLGFTVGNSKPTPAYPPEQNLIFGSINHHILRDGASLGGDVMNESFGQRGQLGNSSLMEGFGMDRRSSDFIGNSVEVNGMARGNSNGWRAFENERRIDGNNRGKQSYNGNYRAMAPQPQGFSSTMQDQRNVSDIEKSLMGVHEGDANDHEESRNGGWINTSKDQRGSELDDLEDQLVNSLGLGDESDEKSDKTTFIRDKDYRSDKRGQWIMGQRMRNQKRLTVCRSDIHRLSVPFISLYESLIPAEEEKVKQKQLLTVLESLVSKEWPGARLYLYGSCANSFGFSKSDLDICLATEDENADKCEILLKLADILKSDNFQNVQALTRARVPIVKLLDPDTGISCDICVNNVLAVVNTKLLRDYAHIDGRLRQLAFIVKHWAKSRAVNETYQGTLSSYAYVLMCIHFLQQRRPAILPCLQAMDVTYFATVNNVEYAYFDKVEKLSNFGAQNGESIAQLVWAFFFYWAYCHDYANDVISIRTGCTLSKRAKDWTRRVGNDRHLICIEDPFEVSHDLGRVVDKYSIRVLREEFERAAQVLQYDSNPCVTLFEPYVPN, from the exons ATGAGCGGAGGCGATGCGCCGCCGGCGGCTCAGCCCGTGAATGGCGGCGAGTTTCTCCTCCAACTCCTCCGCAACCCATCAAATTCTCACCCGCAAACTCACGTGCTTCCGCAGTCTTCTCAAGTCTTCTCGCTTGACCCGGCTGTCGCGTCGGTGGGTTCTACGATACAACGGCCGTACCAATTCAAGGGTGGCGATTTCCACTATCGTCCATGGGGTAACAATCCACCACCGCCGCCACCTTTTGCACCACATAATTTCTTCCCACAAAACCCTAACGCAAACACTGTTTTAAACCCTGATTTTATGTCTCCGCCTCGGAGGCACAATCACTCTGCGGATCAGCACGCTGTGAGGTTGAATCGTTTATCGCACGGTGAGGATATGAGAAAATTGGGGTTTACTGTTGGCAATTCGAAACCTACCCCTGCGTATCCGCCAgagcaaaatttaatttttgggtCGATAAATCATCATATCCTACGCGATGGTGCCAGTTTAGGAGGGGATGTTATGAATGAAAGCTTTGGGCAAAGGGGACAGCTTGGAAACTCATCTCTCATGGAGGGTTTTGGGATGGATAGAAGATCGAGTGATTTTATTGGAAATTCAGTTGAAGTCAATGGAATGGCACGTGGGAATTCTAATGGATGGAGGGCTTTCGAGAACGAAAGAAGAATTGATGGCAATAACAGGGGGAAGCAAAGTTATAATGGAAACTATCGGGCAATGGCGCCACAGCCGCAAGGATTTTCGAGTACGATGCAGGACCAGAGAAACG TTTCTGATATTGAGAAGTCACTGATGGGGGTTCATGAAGGTGATGCTAATGATCATGAAGAATCGAGGAACGGTGGGTGGATTAACACGAGTAAGGATCAGAGGGGGAGTGAGCTGGATGATTTGGAGGATCAGCTTGTAAATTCTCTGGGACTCGGGGATGAGTCTGATGAGAAGAGTGATAAAACAACTTTTATCCGTGACAAG GATTATAGATCTGACAAGAGAGGACAGTGGATAATGGGTCAGAGAATGAGAAATCAGAAAAGGCTGACTGTATGTCGAAGTGATATACACAGGCTTAGTGTGCCATTCATATCTCTTTATGAATCTTTAATCCCAGCTGAGGAAGAAAAGGTCAAACAAAAGCAATTGTTGACAGTATTGGAGAGCCTTGTTAGCAAGGAATGGCCCGGGGCTCGATTATATCTTTATGGATCATGTGCCAACTCTTTTGGATTTTCAAAAAGCGATCTTGATATTTGCCTTGCAACGGAAGATGAGAATGCTGACAAATGTGAGATCTTGTTAAAATTGGCTGATATTTTGAAGTCTGACAATTTTCAGAACGTACAG GCACTTACCCGTGCTAGAGTCCCTATAGTTAAGCTGCTGGATCCAGACACTGGAATTTCATGTGACATTTGTGTGAACAACGTTCTGGCAGTTGTTAATACAAAGCTGCTTCGAGATTATGCTCACATAGATGGTAGACTCCGACAGCTGGCTTTCATTGTGAAACATTGGGCTAAATCTCGTGCAGTCAATGAAACATACCAAGGAACGCTGTCGAGCTATGC GTACGTGTTGATGTGCATTCATTTCTTACAACAGCGAAGGCCTGCCATTCTCCCTTGCTTGCAG GCAATGGATGTTACTTATTTTGCTACTGTAAACAATGTTGAATATGCTTACTTTGATAAAGTGGAAAAGCTTTCCAATTTCGGGGCCCAGAATGGAGAAAGTATTGCTCAGTTGGTGTGGGCCTTTTTCTTTTATTGGGCGTATTGCCATGATTATGCAAATGATGTTATATCAATTCGCACGGGATGCACTCTGAG CAAGAGAGCTAAAGACTGGACCAGAAGGGTTGGTAATGACCGCCACCTGATATGCATCGAGGATCCGTTCGAGGTATCCCATGATCTTGGTAGAGTTGTGGACAAGTACAGTATTAGAGTCCTACGAGAAGAGTTCGAACGAGCTGCACAAGTACTGCAGTACGACTCCAATCCATGTGTGACTTTGTTTGAGCCCTATGTTCCTAATTGA
- the LOC140888079 gene encoding UTP:RNA uridylyltransferase 1 isoform X1, with protein MSGGDAPPAAQPVNGGEFLLQLLRNPSNSHPQTHVLPQSSQVFSLDPAVASVGSTIQRPYQFKGGDFHYRPWGNNPPPPPPFAPHNFFPQNPNANTVLNPDFMSPPRRHNHSADQHAVRLNRLSHGEDMRKLGFTVGNSKPTPAYPPEQNLIFGSINHHILRDGASLGGDVMNESFGQRGQLGNSSLMEGFGMDRRSSDFIGNSVEVNGMARGNSNGWRAFENERRIDGNNRGKQSYNGNYRAMAPQPQGFSSTMQDQRNGEYGNRRTFDHNGVKGKGSLGGFSGADKCINQLDSPGLPAVRNFNSVSVSDIEKSLMGVHEGDANDHEESRNGGWINTSKDQRGSELDDLEDQLVNSLGLGDESDEKSDKTTFIRDKDYRSDKRGQWIMGQRMRNQKRLTVCRSDIHRLSVPFISLYESLIPAEEEKVKQKQLLTVLESLVSKEWPGARLYLYGSCANSFGFSKSDLDICLATEDENADKCEILLKLADILKSDNFQNVQALTRARVPIVKLLDPDTGISCDICVNNVLAVVNTKLLRDYAHIDGRLRQLAFIVKHWAKSRAVNETYQGTLSSYAYVLMCIHFLQQRRPAILPCLQAMDVTYFATVNNVEYAYFDKVEKLSNFGAQNGESIAQLVWAFFFYWAYCHDYANDVISIRTGCTLSKRAKDWTRRVGNDRHLICIEDPFEVSHDLGRVVDKYSIRVLREEFERAAQVLQYDSNPCVTLFEPYVPN; from the exons ATGAGCGGAGGCGATGCGCCGCCGGCGGCTCAGCCCGTGAATGGCGGCGAGTTTCTCCTCCAACTCCTCCGCAACCCATCAAATTCTCACCCGCAAACTCACGTGCTTCCGCAGTCTTCTCAAGTCTTCTCGCTTGACCCGGCTGTCGCGTCGGTGGGTTCTACGATACAACGGCCGTACCAATTCAAGGGTGGCGATTTCCACTATCGTCCATGGGGTAACAATCCACCACCGCCGCCACCTTTTGCACCACATAATTTCTTCCCACAAAACCCTAACGCAAACACTGTTTTAAACCCTGATTTTATGTCTCCGCCTCGGAGGCACAATCACTCTGCGGATCAGCACGCTGTGAGGTTGAATCGTTTATCGCACGGTGAGGATATGAGAAAATTGGGGTTTACTGTTGGCAATTCGAAACCTACCCCTGCGTATCCGCCAgagcaaaatttaatttttgggtCGATAAATCATCATATCCTACGCGATGGTGCCAGTTTAGGAGGGGATGTTATGAATGAAAGCTTTGGGCAAAGGGGACAGCTTGGAAACTCATCTCTCATGGAGGGTTTTGGGATGGATAGAAGATCGAGTGATTTTATTGGAAATTCAGTTGAAGTCAATGGAATGGCACGTGGGAATTCTAATGGATGGAGGGCTTTCGAGAACGAAAGAAGAATTGATGGCAATAACAGGGGGAAGCAAAGTTATAATGGAAACTATCGGGCAATGGCGCCACAGCCGCAAGGATTTTCGAGTACGATGCAGGACCAGAGAAACGGTGAGTATGGAAATAGGAGGACTTTTGACCATAATGGGGTTAAGGGTAAGGGCAGTTTGGGTGGTTTTAGTGGGGCTGATAAATGTATCAATCAACTTGATTCCCCTGGACTGCCGGCCGTGAGAAATTTTAACTCTGTTTCAGTTTCTGATATTGAGAAGTCACTGATGGGGGTTCATGAAGGTGATGCTAATGATCATGAAGAATCGAGGAACGGTGGGTGGATTAACACGAGTAAGGATCAGAGGGGGAGTGAGCTGGATGATTTGGAGGATCAGCTTGTAAATTCTCTGGGACTCGGGGATGAGTCTGATGAGAAGAGTGATAAAACAACTTTTATCCGTGACAAG GATTATAGATCTGACAAGAGAGGACAGTGGATAATGGGTCAGAGAATGAGAAATCAGAAAAGGCTGACTGTATGTCGAAGTGATATACACAGGCTTAGTGTGCCATTCATATCTCTTTATGAATCTTTAATCCCAGCTGAGGAAGAAAAGGTCAAACAAAAGCAATTGTTGACAGTATTGGAGAGCCTTGTTAGCAAGGAATGGCCCGGGGCTCGATTATATCTTTATGGATCATGTGCCAACTCTTTTGGATTTTCAAAAAGCGATCTTGATATTTGCCTTGCAACGGAAGATGAGAATGCTGACAAATGTGAGATCTTGTTAAAATTGGCTGATATTTTGAAGTCTGACAATTTTCAGAACGTACAG GCACTTACCCGTGCTAGAGTCCCTATAGTTAAGCTGCTGGATCCAGACACTGGAATTTCATGTGACATTTGTGTGAACAACGTTCTGGCAGTTGTTAATACAAAGCTGCTTCGAGATTATGCTCACATAGATGGTAGACTCCGACAGCTGGCTTTCATTGTGAAACATTGGGCTAAATCTCGTGCAGTCAATGAAACATACCAAGGAACGCTGTCGAGCTATGC GTACGTGTTGATGTGCATTCATTTCTTACAACAGCGAAGGCCTGCCATTCTCCCTTGCTTGCAG GCAATGGATGTTACTTATTTTGCTACTGTAAACAATGTTGAATATGCTTACTTTGATAAAGTGGAAAAGCTTTCCAATTTCGGGGCCCAGAATGGAGAAAGTATTGCTCAGTTGGTGTGGGCCTTTTTCTTTTATTGGGCGTATTGCCATGATTATGCAAATGATGTTATATCAATTCGCACGGGATGCACTCTGAG CAAGAGAGCTAAAGACTGGACCAGAAGGGTTGGTAATGACCGCCACCTGATATGCATCGAGGATCCGTTCGAGGTATCCCATGATCTTGGTAGAGTTGTGGACAAGTACAGTATTAGAGTCCTACGAGAAGAGTTCGAACGAGCTGCACAAGTACTGCAGTACGACTCCAATCCATGTGTGACTTTGTTTGAGCCCTATGTTCCTAATTGA
- the LOC140891143 gene encoding peroxisome biogenesis protein 16 isoform X1, with protein sequence MDSYKRWVRRNRDYVHSLESLANGLTWLLPERFSDSEIGPEAVTSILGMITALNEHIIDSTPVRTRTGCGEPSSFPFSLCITLLKDLETLVEVVAQQLYGEEKKWNFIAITEATKVLLRLAMLQKSGYKMLLHGGENTNDGRDTDDVDAPGNEFASNPGQHGVSGVLSNNHGQGPYNLEGRALFALNRFGENARTVTGPSWLHRVQHQQAIMEPLTTVSQTPTLYTFLSEKGTPGGLFLMGEVLFVLRPLIYVLLIRKYGARSWLPWLASLVVDLIGNGSSSLVSVLWHNCNGFHLSTLEKHELKRRKLLWALYLMRDPVFTKYTSQRLAGTQKLLEPVPLIGLLTEKLIELLVGAQTRYTYMSGS encoded by the exons GGTTTAACCTGGCTTCTTCCTGAGCGATTTTCGGATTCAGAGATTGGACCAGAAGCAG TGACATCAATTCTGGGTATGATTACTGCTCTGAACGAACATATAATTGATAGCACCCCAGTGCGGACTCGTACGGGGTGTGGAGAGCCTTCATCTTTCCCATTTTCATTATGCATAACTTTGCTGAAGGACTTGGAAACTCTTGTTGAAGTTGTGGCACAACAATTATATGGCGAAGAAAAGAAATGGAATTTCATTGCTATAACCGAAGCTACCAA GGTATTGCTTAGATTGGCTATGTTGCAAAAGAGCGGATATAAAATGCTTTTGCATGGTGGGGAGAATACAAATGATGGTAGGGATACTGATGATGTTGATGCCCCCGGAAATGAGTTTGCATCCAATCCTGGCCAGCACGGGGTTTCTGGTGTTCTAAGCAATAATCATGGACAGGGTCCATATAATCTTGAAGGGAGGGCTTTGTTTGCATTAAATAGATTCGGCGAAAATGCTCGCACGGTTACTGGCCCCTCATGGTTGCACAGGGTCCAGCACCAACAGGCGATTATGGAGCCTCTTA CGACAGTGTCACAGACGCCAACTCTCTACACGTTCTTGTCCGAGAAGGGTACTCCTGGGGGTTTGTTTTTGATGGGAGAAGTATTGTTTGTCTTAAGACCTCTCATTTATGTACTGTTGATAAGAAAGTACGGGGCACGGTCATGGCTCCCTTGGCTTGCTTCATTGGTAGTGGACCTCATCGGAAATGGCAGTAGTTCATTGGTCTCAGTTTTGTGGCACAATTGCAATGGTTTTCATCTTTCCACCCTCGAAAAACATGAG TTGAAAAGACGGAAGCTGCTATGGGCGCTTTATCTCATGAGAGATCCTGTTTTCACAAAATATACCAG CCAAAGACTAGCTGGCACTCAAAAGCTACTAGAACCGGTTCCCCTCATTGGCCTTCTTACAG AGAAACTTATTGAACTTCTCGTCGGAGCCCAGACACGATACACTTACATGTCTGGATCATGA
- the LOC140891143 gene encoding peroxisome biogenesis protein 16 isoform X2 codes for MITALNEHIIDSTPVRTRTGCGEPSSFPFSLCITLLKDLETLVEVVAQQLYGEEKKWNFIAITEATKVLLRLAMLQKSGYKMLLHGGENTNDGRDTDDVDAPGNEFASNPGQHGVSGVLSNNHGQGPYNLEGRALFALNRFGENARTVTGPSWLHRVQHQQAIMEPLTTVSQTPTLYTFLSEKGTPGGLFLMGEVLFVLRPLIYVLLIRKYGARSWLPWLASLVVDLIGNGSSSLVSVLWHNCNGFHLSTLEKHELKRRKLLWALYLMRDPVFTKYTSQRLAGTQKLLEPVPLIGLLTEKLIELLVGAQTRYTYMSGS; via the exons ATGATTACTGCTCTGAACGAACATATAATTGATAGCACCCCAGTGCGGACTCGTACGGGGTGTGGAGAGCCTTCATCTTTCCCATTTTCATTATGCATAACTTTGCTGAAGGACTTGGAAACTCTTGTTGAAGTTGTGGCACAACAATTATATGGCGAAGAAAAGAAATGGAATTTCATTGCTATAACCGAAGCTACCAA GGTATTGCTTAGATTGGCTATGTTGCAAAAGAGCGGATATAAAATGCTTTTGCATGGTGGGGAGAATACAAATGATGGTAGGGATACTGATGATGTTGATGCCCCCGGAAATGAGTTTGCATCCAATCCTGGCCAGCACGGGGTTTCTGGTGTTCTAAGCAATAATCATGGACAGGGTCCATATAATCTTGAAGGGAGGGCTTTGTTTGCATTAAATAGATTCGGCGAAAATGCTCGCACGGTTACTGGCCCCTCATGGTTGCACAGGGTCCAGCACCAACAGGCGATTATGGAGCCTCTTA CGACAGTGTCACAGACGCCAACTCTCTACACGTTCTTGTCCGAGAAGGGTACTCCTGGGGGTTTGTTTTTGATGGGAGAAGTATTGTTTGTCTTAAGACCTCTCATTTATGTACTGTTGATAAGAAAGTACGGGGCACGGTCATGGCTCCCTTGGCTTGCTTCATTGGTAGTGGACCTCATCGGAAATGGCAGTAGTTCATTGGTCTCAGTTTTGTGGCACAATTGCAATGGTTTTCATCTTTCCACCCTCGAAAAACATGAG TTGAAAAGACGGAAGCTGCTATGGGCGCTTTATCTCATGAGAGATCCTGTTTTCACAAAATATACCAG CCAAAGACTAGCTGGCACTCAAAAGCTACTAGAACCGGTTCCCCTCATTGGCCTTCTTACAG AGAAACTTATTGAACTTCTCGTCGGAGCCCAGACACGATACACTTACATGTCTGGATCATGA